The proteins below come from a single Nitrospiraceae bacterium genomic window:
- a CDS encoding 1-acyl-sn-glycerol-3-phosphate acyltransferase, producing the protein MSGVVYGLLWILFNGLARLLFRFRIEGSQHFPKTGGIIVAANHASYFDIPLLGCAIPRRVFFLGRANLFPNRYLNWALQKLGWIPLKTHRLDRKAFGQALSYLQAGKPVVIFPEGTRTEDGSLQIGKPGLGYLVAESQCQVIPVYISGTFTVLPIQARWPRLFPLRVVFGKPLKFCKDEGKSVKSFYEDVSITVMDHIAQLGGVPSPTRQAYETDRRSKLYE; encoded by the coding sequence GTGAGTGGAGTGGTCTATGGGCTGTTATGGATCCTGTTCAATGGGTTGGCGCGCCTTCTGTTTCGATTTCGGATAGAGGGTTCCCAACACTTTCCCAAGACAGGAGGAATCATTGTTGCGGCAAATCATGCCAGTTACTTTGATATTCCCTTGTTAGGGTGTGCAATTCCGCGGCGGGTTTTTTTTTTAGGGAGAGCGAACTTATTTCCCAATCGGTATCTGAATTGGGCCTTGCAAAAGCTCGGCTGGATCCCTTTAAAAACGCACAGACTGGACAGGAAAGCCTTCGGGCAGGCACTCTCTTATTTGCAAGCAGGTAAACCCGTAGTTATTTTCCCCGAGGGAACAAGAACGGAAGACGGGTCCCTACAGATCGGGAAGCCTGGCCTGGGTTATTTGGTAGCTGAATCACAATGCCAGGTGATTCCTGTGTATATTTCTGGTACCTTTACAGTTCTTCCCATTCAGGCTCGATGGCCGCGGCTGTTTCCATTGAGGGTCGTCTTTGGAAAACCGTTAAAATTTTGTAAAGATGAGGGGAAGAGTGTCAAGTCATTTTATGAGGACGTATCAATAACGGTAATGGATCATATCGCTCAATTGGGTGGCGTTCCCTCTCCGACCAGGCAAGCATATGAAACAGATAGAAGAAGCAAGTTGTATGAATAA
- a CDS encoding 30S ribosomal protein S1, with the protein MNTLTQQPEKIDRETLAALYDETFKNIEEGTITEGRVIDIQRDRVVVDIGYKSEGMIPADQFSPEELEQLAVNDPVQVYIEQCEDADGNLLLSKEKADKMKVWEDLEVAHKDEKQVQGKVISRIKGGMIVDIGVKAFLPGSQIDLTPVRDLDGLVGKTYNFKIIKINHRRGNVVVSRRALLEETRDKRRQSTLSTLSEGQLIEGTVKNITDYGAFLDLGGIDGLLHITDISWGRVGHPSDMFSIGDRVEVLVLKYDRETGRISLGVKQKSPDPWTKVEEKYPARSRVNGRVVSLTDYGAFVELEPGVEGLVHVSEMSWTHEVRHPSKVVSVGDTIEAQVLHVDQHSRKISLGMKQTAPNPWDIIEDKYPEGTEIEGKVKSVTDFGAFVGLDEGVDGLIHISDMSWTKHIKHPSELFKKGQSVKAVILKIDKEKERLSLGYKQLISDPWVSEIPQQYHVGEVTTGKVSKIADFGVFVELEGGVEGLIHISEIGPDVQERLEEKFAVGQEVAAKIVKVDCDDRKIALSLWEHLKDLEQTEVEEFNSSQGTVDQSLGRVVQKKDQGNEGE; encoded by the coding sequence ATGAATACTCTTACCCAACAGCCTGAAAAAATTGATCGCGAAACTCTTGCCGCTTTATACGATGAAACGTTTAAAAATATTGAAGAAGGAACGATTACCGAGGGCAGAGTCATTGATATCCAGCGAGATCGTGTGGTGGTGGATATTGGCTATAAGTCTGAAGGCATGATCCCTGCCGACCAATTTTCTCCGGAAGAGTTGGAACAGCTGGCGGTGAATGACCCGGTTCAAGTGTATATCGAGCAATGTGAGGATGCGGATGGCAATTTGCTCCTCTCCAAAGAAAAAGCCGACAAGATGAAGGTTTGGGAGGATTTGGAAGTTGCTCACAAAGATGAAAAACAAGTGCAAGGAAAAGTCATTTCCCGTATTAAGGGCGGCATGATCGTTGATATCGGCGTGAAAGCCTTTTTGCCAGGATCGCAAATTGACTTGACGCCGGTCAGAGATCTGGATGGTCTGGTCGGGAAAACGTACAACTTTAAAATTATTAAAATAAACCATCGTCGGGGCAATGTCGTAGTCTCCAGACGGGCGCTTCTCGAAGAAACTCGGGATAAACGAAGACAGTCGACCTTGTCGACCTTGTCTGAAGGGCAGTTGATCGAAGGCACTGTGAAGAACATTACGGATTATGGGGCGTTCTTGGATTTAGGAGGTATTGATGGCCTGTTACACATTACCGATATTTCCTGGGGCCGCGTGGGGCATCCATCCGATATGTTCTCCATTGGGGATCGAGTTGAAGTCTTGGTGCTGAAATACGACCGGGAAACAGGTCGTATATCCTTGGGCGTTAAGCAAAAATCTCCAGATCCCTGGACAAAAGTTGAAGAAAAATACCCGGCAAGAAGTCGCGTGAATGGGCGAGTTGTGAGCTTGACCGATTATGGTGCGTTCGTCGAATTGGAGCCAGGCGTTGAGGGTTTGGTTCATGTGTCGGAAATGTCGTGGACGCATGAGGTTCGTCACCCGTCAAAGGTTGTGTCTGTGGGCGATACCATAGAAGCTCAGGTGCTCCATGTTGACCAGCATAGCCGGAAGATTTCTCTTGGAATGAAACAAACTGCTCCTAACCCATGGGATATTATTGAAGACAAGTACCCTGAAGGCACGGAGATTGAAGGCAAAGTAAAAAGTGTCACCGATTTTGGCGCCTTTGTCGGTTTAGATGAAGGTGTCGATGGGTTAATCCATATTTCTGATATGTCATGGACCAAGCATATTAAGCATCCATCCGAGCTATTTAAGAAGGGACAATCAGTCAAAGCCGTTATTTTAAAAATTGATAAAGAAAAAGAACGGTTGTCTTTGGGGTATAAGCAGCTGATCTCGGATCCATGGGTCTCTGAGATTCCCCAGCAATATCATGTTGGCGAAGTCACAACCGGGAAAGTTTCAAAAATCGCCGACTTTGGGGTATTTGTGGAATTGGAAGGCGGTGTAGAAGGGTTGATTCACATCAGTGAGATCGGGCCGGATGTGCAGGAGCGCCTGGAAGAGAAATTTGCTGTTGGTCAGGAAGTAGCGGCGAAAATCGTCAAGGTTGATTGTGATGATCGAAAAATTGCGTTAAGTCTTTGGGAGCATTTGAAGGACCTAGAACAAACCGAGGTGGAAGAATTTAATAGCTCTCAAGGCACTGTTGATCAAAGCCTTGGGCGAGTTGTCCAAAAGAAAGATCAAGGGAATGAAGGCGAATAG